A genomic segment from Vespa crabro chromosome 25, iyVesCrab1.2, whole genome shotgun sequence encodes:
- the LOC124432351 gene encoding piggyBac transposable element-derived protein 4-like has product MPDKKSAKFFNVMAVELKKWFGLTILMGIVKIPRIEDYWATNPFLETPIFDKTMSRYRFWQILSFLHFSDNSKIPANADQLFKYVILVRMLCDSVTGYISRYKMYSGIKKPLKDTVIKLLKNVTGKWNHLYMDSYYNSVELAEDLLTKKIRICGTLRKNIGLPAKLKNCKLI; this is encoded by the exons ATGCCCGATAAAAAAAGtgcaaaatttttcaatgttatGGCAGTCGAACTAAAAAAATGGTTTGGACTGACTATTCTTATGGGAATCGTTAAAATACCAAGGATTGAAGATTATTGGGCGACAAATCCATTTTTGGAAACAccaatatttgataaaacgaTGTCCCGCTATAGATTTTGGCaaatattgtcgtttttacatttctcagataatagtaaaataccTGCCAATGCCGACCAACTGTTCAAA tacgTTATACTTGTCCGGATGCTGTGTGATTCCGTTACGGGATATATTTCGCGTTACAAAATGTACTCTGGCATTAAAAAACCTTTAAAGGATACAGTGATAAAactattgaaaaatgttactggAAAATGGAATCACTTGTATATGGACAGCTATTATAACAGTGTGGAACTTGCAGAAGATTTGCTTACGaaaaaaattcgcatttgtggAACGCTGCGTAAGAATATAGGATTACCGGCAAAGTTGAAAAACTGCaaactaatataa